In one Bordetella pertussis 18323 genomic region, the following are encoded:
- the upp gene encoding uracil phosphoribosyltransferase, producing MPVHEIRHPLIRHKLGIMRRADLSTKSFRELSQEVAALLTYEATKDMPLAPASVEGWCGTVEVDKITGKKVTVVPILRAGIGMLDGVLSLIPGAKVSVVGVARNEETLQAHTYLERLVGELDQRLALIVDPMLATGGSMVAAIDMLKRAGCREIRALTLVSAPEGIDAVLKAHPDVQIYTASIDQGLNENGYIMPGLGDAGDRIFGTTQKHAE from the coding sequence ATGCCTGTGCATGAAATCCGCCATCCGCTGATTCGCCACAAGCTGGGCATCATGCGCCGCGCCGACCTCAGCACCAAGAGCTTTCGCGAGCTGTCGCAGGAAGTCGCGGCCCTGCTGACCTACGAGGCGACCAAGGACATGCCGCTGGCGCCCGCCAGCGTCGAAGGCTGGTGCGGCACCGTCGAGGTCGACAAGATCACCGGCAAGAAAGTGACCGTGGTGCCCATCCTGCGCGCGGGCATCGGCATGCTCGACGGCGTGCTGAGCCTGATCCCGGGCGCCAAGGTCAGCGTGGTCGGCGTGGCCCGCAACGAAGAAACCCTGCAGGCGCATACCTACCTGGAACGCCTGGTGGGCGAGCTGGACCAGCGCCTGGCCCTGATCGTCGACCCGATGCTGGCCACCGGCGGTTCCATGGTCGCCGCCATCGACATGCTCAAGCGGGCCGGCTGTCGCGAAATCCGGGCGCTGACCCTGGTCTCGGCGCCCGAAGGCATCGACGCCGTGCTCAAGGCGCATCCGGACGTGCAGATCTACACGGCCTCGATCGACCAGGGCCTGAACGAGAACGGCTACATCATGCCCGGCCTGGGCGATGCCGGCGACCGCATCTTCGGCACCACGCAGAAGCACGCCGAATAG